CTCCCGCTCCGTTTGCTGCATTCGCGGAGCAGCTGGGCAGGCGGGCTGCGTGCGGGGAGCCTGTCCTGCCAGGCGGAGCGGGCAGTGCCGGCCGGCGGCCACAGCGGCGGAAGGTAGGTCTTCCCGACCGGCCGGCAACTTCTCCGCAGCGGGGGCACTGCGGGCCGCCCCCGGCGCGCgtccacctgcccagctcccggCGCGGTGGCTCCGCCCTCCTCCCGCCACCCGGCGCCTCTGCGGCCGCCCGCACTTTCCTCCCGTGGGACACAGCGGCCTTTGTGCGGCCCTGCGGAGTTGGGCTGGCGCCTTCTGGGCCGCCCCCGCCCCCTCCGGAGTCCGCACCAGATAAACAGCGGCGccctccccagctcccagccccGGGGTCCGGGCAGCCCAGCGAGGGCTGGGACCCCTGTAGTCACCTGGGTTGGGGCTGGGCCGTCGGGATTGGCCCGCGTGGGGAGCGAGGCGAGCGGGGTGGGGGGCGTCCGCGAGTGGGGCTGCGACAGGCTTCCCAACTCCTGCCCTGGCGGCGGCTTGGGAACCTGGGTCTGGTCCGAGCCGGGAGAGCACGGGAGAACGGAGCGGGCGCGCCCAGGGTGGTCTCTCTGCGCGAGGGAGGAGTGGACGCGGCTTCAGCGGACTTCCCGGCACCCCCAGCCATTCCCTACCTGCCCGGGAGGCTCAGGGGGACTAGGGGACGCTGGCCCGCCTTCCCCGCAGGGGCCCTCTGCGAGGCTGCtcggagggaggagagggaaagcAAACCGCAAACTGCACAGCTCCAGAgacccccctccctccctccttccccactgcTCCAGCGCGGCCCCTCCCGGGAGCTCCTGTGCGGGCTGGAACTTTTTTGAGGGGAGGAGAGTGGCTGCAGGCTTGCCCAGAGGCTCCCCCGGCGGCCCCCACCTCCTGTCCCGGGGCAGGTTCAGGCCTGCGCTCCTCCTCGCCTGCTGAGACCGAGTCGCTAAGAGCAGCCCCCTGGGAGTGGTGTGGGCGCACTCCTGCCGGGCAGCACCCCGGGGATCTGCAGCAGTGCTGGCCGGgccctcttgcccttctgccaggGGGTCTGGGAGACCCCGTGTCCCTTCTCTGGAGTGTCCCAGccaggaggggtgggggagggcgcGTGCGGAAGGCTCGCTCTGTGTAAGCCCCCGGcgggggaggagggggtgggaaTGGCCCCTTGAGCGGGGAGCCTTTGACCTGGAGGAACTGACCACGTGCCTCCTGCCCCCACAGATGAGCCCCGCTAGGGCCGCCCCGCGCTGAGAGCCCAGCCCCGCCGCTGCCCGCCCGCCATGTCTCAGATGCTGCACATCGAGATCCCCAACTTCGGGAACACAGTGCTGGGCTGCCTGAACGAGCAGCGCCTGCTGGGCCTCTACTGCGATGTGTCCATCGTGGTCAAGGGCCAGGCCTTCAAGGCCCACCGGGCGGTGCTGGCCGCCAGCAGCCTCTACTTCCGCGACCTGTTCAGCGGCAACAGCAAGAGCGCCTTCGAGCTGCCCGGCTCCGTGCCGCCCGCCTGCTTCCAGCAGATCCTGTCCTTCTGCTACACGGGCAGGCTCACCATGACGGCCAGCGAGCAGCTCGTGGTCATGTACACGGCCGGCTTCCTGCAGATCCAGCACATCGTGGAGCGCGGCACCGACCTCATGTTCAAGGTGAGCTCGCCCCACTGCGACTCGCAGACCGCTGTGATCGAGGACGCCGGCTCCGAGCCCCAGAGCCCCTGCAACCAGCTGCagccggccgccgccgccgccgccccctaCGTCGTGTCCCCCTCGGTGCCCATCCCGCTGCTGACCCGAGTAAAGCATGAAGCCATGGAGCTGCCGCCGGCCGGCCCAGGCCTGGCCCCCAAGCGCCCGCTGGAGACGGGGCCCCGGGACGGCGTGGCGGTGGCCGCAGGGGCTGCGGTGGCGGCGGGCACAGCCCCTCTCAAACTGCCCCGCGTCTCCTACTACGGGGTGCCCAGCCTGGCCACCCTCATCCCCGGCATCCAGCAGATGCCCTACCCCCAGGGGGAGCGGACCAGTCCGGGCGCCAGCAGCCTGCCCACCACCGACAGCCCCACCTCGTACCACAacgaggaggacgaggaggacgACGAGGCCTACGACACCATGGTGGAGGAGCAGTACGGCCAGATGTACATCAAGGCCTCCGGCAGCTATGCAGGTAACGCGGCGGGGGGGAGCCCCACACCACCTGGCTGGGAAGCGGGGCCTGCCTGGGAAGCGGGGCCTGCCTGGGACCCGGGCGGCTCAGGAGGCCACTGGGCCGGAGGCCTGCGGGGCCACAGGGGAGCCCCCCACCaagcctggaggaggtggcagagCTCTGTTCACCATGGGGTTCAGACTTGGTCTTGGATGAGACAAGAACTCCTGGGAGACTCTGCCAGCCCGTAGGAAGGGTCTTGTCTCCACTGGATAGATGAGGAAACGCAGGTGTCCCGTGGCCCAGGGACCCGCCCGAGGGTTCACGTTCCCCGTCTGTGAAGGGCCTGGCGCCAAGCGGTGTACGGGAGGACCCGCCTACTTCCCCTTTAACCTCAGTCTGCGCCTCACCCGGCGAGGTCCAGAGAGTCCCCTGAACCCAGCCCCTTTGCCACCACCTCTCCAGGCCCCGCGCCAGGGATGGGCCAGGAAGCGCCCGGTGTGCTGAGCCGAGTGAGCAGTCGCTCCCCCTCCTCTCCGTTCCTTTCTTTCAAGGAGGGCTGCTCCCCATCCTGGGCCCCACAAACCCAGGTTGCCCTAATTGGAGATTCCTGGTTACAGCCTCTGGAGACTGTTCAGGCTTTGCTGGGCAGAGTCCCACAGTTGGTGCCCAGGATCGGGTGTCCCCGCAACCTGACTGTGTGTCTGTGCTGGCCACCTGGCTGGTCTGCATGCAGGGCCTGGGTGCAGCGGCCTGGGCCTGGGTGCAGCGGCCTGGGCCTGGGTGCAGGCGCATAATGCCAGCCGCGGGCAGGTGGTGGACCCCGAGGGGCAGTGTGGGGACTCTCTCCACCCCACCACGCATATCCTTGTGCCCTGATGGGACGCCCCCCTGCCCTTCCCCTCCTGCAGTGCTAGTTGGGGGCAGAGGGGGCCAGGACCACCCACCAGCTTGGACCCCTAGGCCAGCTGGGTCCCTGTGCAGCGTCTGCCACCACAGCCGGGACAGCAGGGTAACCACTGCTTTGGCCAACCTGGCTCCCTCTCCGCCTGCAGGAGAAGCCACTGCCTTGCCAGCAGGTGCTCTGGGCTCCGTGGTGTCTTCCTGAGAACTCCGCACTTGGTTTAAATGTATATTGCTGTGTTTGCATGAATCCCACAGAATGCCAGCTCACAGGCCACCTCGATCTGGGCTTcacagcttttgttttcttttagtggtAGGGGGTAGGGCTTGATTTTTCCTGAGACTGGGAGCTTTGCTAGCTACGGAATTGGCCCTTCCTGAGGGCAGAGCACACCGGGCTCCGGCTCACCACAGAGGCCGTACAGGATGTCAGTGCTTGTGGACCCGGCTGGCTGAGGCCTCCGGGGAATCCGCCCCATGTGCGCTTTCCCTCTGCCCCTGCTGACAGCCACCCCAGGGAAGGCAGGGGACCAGCCAGAGGCTGCTGGGGAAGGCTCCCAAGGCCCACCCAGGGCCCCTGTTGGGAAGGAGCTCTGTCCATGGGCTCCAGTCCCAGGGCAGAACCCCAGACAGGCTGGGCACCCCTACAGTCCCTGAGGACATCCCCCATTGATGGCAGCCAGACAGTGCCCTGCCGACAATGGCAGCCAGACAGGGCCCTGCCGACGGGTTGCCGACGGGTCAGGGAGCTGCACCATGGAGATGGAAACAGACCCATCGTATCCAAACATCTTCCCAGGGTCCTCCCTGCACAGCCCCCTGCTGCTCCAATGTGACCTTGGGCCTTGGTGTGTTTGGGGTGATGGGAGCCAAGGCTGGGTGTCGGGTTTGCTGGGAGCACGGTGAAGCCTCGTGACCTGTCCCATGCATCTGCCCCTGGGTGCTGGGTCAGCCTTAAGCCCTCACATCACCTGGACTTCGTGAGCTAGAAGCCCTCACGCCTTGATGGGTTTTTGGGGAGCCGGCAGGACCGCAGCCAGGAAGCGGCTCTGTGGAGTCCCGGATGTGTGTTGGGTGGGGACGGGAGGCAGCTGCTCT
This genomic window from Pan paniscus chromosome 11, NHGRI_mPanPan1-v2.0_pri, whole genome shotgun sequence contains:
- the NACC2 gene encoding nucleus accumbens-associated protein 2 isoform X1, giving the protein MSQMLHIEIPNFGNTVLGCLNEQRLLGLYCDVSIVVKGQAFKAHRAVLAASSLYFRDLFSGNSKSAFELPGSVPPACFQQILSFCYTGRLTMTASEQLVVMYTAGFLQIQHIVERGTDLMFKVSSPHCDSQTAVIEDAGSEPQSPCNQLQPAAAAAAPYVVSPSVPIPLLTRVKHEAMELPPAGPGLAPKRPLETGPRDGVAVAAGAAVAAGTAPLKLPRVSYYGVPSLATLIPGIQQMPYPQGERTSPGASSLPTTDSPTSYHNEEDEEDDEAYDTMVEEQYGQMYIKASGSYAVPEKPEPVPLESRSCVLIRRDLVALPASLISQIGYRCHPKLYSEGDPGEKLELVAGSGVYITRGQLMNCHLCAGVKHKVLLRRLLATFFDRNTLANSCGTGIRSSTSDPSRKPLDSRVLNAVKLYCQNFAPSFKESEMNVIAADMCTNARRVRKRWLPKIKSMLPEGVEMYRTVMGSSAASVPLDPEFPPAAAQVFEQRIYAERRGDAATIVALRTDAVNVDLSAAANPAFDAGEEVDGAGSVIQEVAAPEPLPADGQSPPQPFEQGGGGPSRPQTPAAAARRPEGTYAGTL